From one Ictalurus punctatus breed USDA103 chromosome 20, Coco_2.0, whole genome shotgun sequence genomic stretch:
- the epb41l3b gene encoding band 4.1-like protein 3b isoform X3, whose amino-acid sequence MQCRITLLDGSDYTCAVEKKAKGQVLFDKVCDHLNLMEKDYFGLTYRDAEHQKNWMDSAKELKKQIRTGPWNFGFNVKFYPPDPSQLCEDITRYYLCLQLRDDVVSGRLPCSFATHTLLGSYIAQSELGDYDPEELGSDYISDLRFAPNQTKELEEKVIDLHRNYNGMTPAEAEMLFLENAKKLSMYGVDLHHAKLVGRLFECLALAKKEDSEGVEIMLGVCGSGLLIYRDRLRINRFAWPKILKISYKRNNFYIKIRPGELEQFESTIGFKLPNHKAAKRLWKVCVEHHTFFRLVAPETPAKKFLSLGSKFRYSGRTQAQTRRASSQISRPAPQFQRSSSKRITTTRSLDNAPAMANNDDLMKDSKPAFAIGTLITTVTPEKKAEEENAVEDESTPATETSEPAPPTAVNKNSIIRQIKGDNVFIKHSNLMLEESETSEELLKSQRNLNELKRSFLEMCPESSGSSEWDKRLTSSPALCPGLNDTTMIKLLLPLQDTAEDAKSEPPQNILEEKPETAEADSAELSVESGETVQPMTNEVPVVHTETKTITYESAEVDANGDADPGVLMSAQTITSENNSTTTTTQITKTVKGGISETRIEKRIVISGDASIDHDQALAQAIKEIKEQHPDMSVTKVVVHKETEILTSEGDQ is encoded by the exons ATGCAGTGCAGGATCACCCTATTGGATGGCTCTGACTACACCTGCGCGGTGGAG AAGAAAGCCAAAGGCCAGGTCCTGTTTGATAAAGTGTGTGACCACCTCAACCTTATGGAGAAGGACTACTTTGGCCTGACGTACCGTGACGCAGAACATCAGAAG AACTGGATGGACTCTGCGAAAGAACTGAAGAAACAAATTAGAA CTGGACCCTGGAATTTTGGGTTTAATGTGAAGTTTTATCCTCCTGACCCATCTCAGCTGTGTGAAGATATCACCCG GTATTACCTGTGCCTTCAGCTGAGAGACGATGTCGTGTCGGGCCGTTTGCCGTGCTCCTTTGCCACTCACACTCTCCTGGGTTCATACATCGCCCAGTCTGAGCTGGGAGACTACGACCCTGAAGAGCTGGGCAGCGATTACATCAGCGACCTCCGCTTCGCTCCCAACCAGACCAAAGAGCTGGAGGAAAAGGTCATAGACCTGCATCGCAACTACAA TGGAATGACTCCAGCTGAGGCGGAGATGCTGTTTCTGGAGAACGCCAAGAAGCTCTCCATGTATGGAGTAGATCTGCATCATGCTAAG TTGGTAGGGAGGCTGTTTGAGTGCTTAGCTCTGGCTAAGAAAGAG GATTCGGAGGGAGTGGAGATTATGTTAGGTGTGTGTGGCAGCGGCCTTCTCATATACAGAGACCGACTGCGCATAAATAGATTCGCCTGGCCCAAAATCCTCAAGATATCCTACAAGCGGAACAACTTCTATATCAAGATACGCCCCGGAGAG tTGGAGCAGTTTGAAAGCACCATTGGTTTCAAGCTACCAAATCACAAAGCTGCAAAGAGATTGTGGAAAGTGTGCGTGGAACATCACACGTTTTTCAG ATTGGTGGCTCCTGAAACTCCTGCTAAAAAGTTCCTGTCACTGGGCTCTAAGTTCCGCTACAGTGGGAGAACGCAGGCGCAGACACGCCGAGCCAGCTCCCAGATCTCTCGGCCTGCACCGCAGTTTCAACGCTCCTCCAGCAAACGGATCACCACCACTCGCAGTTTAGATAACG cacCAGCCATGGCCAACAATGACGACTTGATGAAGGACTCTAAACCAGCCTTTGCCATTGGGACCCTCATCACTACGGTAACGCCAGAGAAAAAGGCGGAGGAAGAAAACGCAGTCGAAGACGAAAGCACTCCTGCTACAGAGACATCCGAGCCTGCCCCACCCACTGCTGTTAACAAG AATAGTATCATAAGGCAGATAAAGGGAGACAACGTGTTTATCAAACACAGTAATCTCATGTTGGAG GAATCTGAGACCTCAGAAGAGTTGCTCAAGAGTCAGAGGAACCTCAACGAGCTGAAGAGGTCGTTTTTGGAGATGTGCCCTGAGTCGTCAGGAAGCAGTGAATGGGACAAGAGGCTGACCTCTTCCCCTGCTCTCTGTCCAGGGTTGAATGACACGACCATGATCAAACTTCTTTTACCCTTGCAGGAT ACTGCAGAAGATGCCAAATCTGAACCTCCTCAGAACATTTTGGAAGAAAAACCAGAGACCGCGGAGGCTGACTCTGCTGAG TTGTCGGTGGAGTCGGGGGAGACTGTGCAACCGATGACCAACGAGGTGCCTGTTGTTCATACCGAGACCAAAACCATTACGTACGAGTCTGCTGAG GTGGATGCTAACGGTGACGCAGATCCTGGAGTTCTGATGAGTGCTCAGACCATCACGTCTGAGAACAACAGCACCACGACCACCACTCAAATAACAAAG ACTGTGAAGGGAGGCATCTCGGAGACACGAATTGAGAAGAGGATCGTCATCTCTGGGGATGCCAGCATCGATCATGACCAG GCTCTGGCTCAAGCCATAAAAGAGATCAAAGAGCAGCACCCAGACATGTCGGTCACCAAAGTAGTTGTTCATAAAGAGACGGAGATCTTGACTAGTGAAGGTGACCAGTGA
- the epb41l3b gene encoding band 4.1-like protein 3b isoform X1 yields the protein MQCRITLLDGSDYTCAVEKKAKGQVLFDKVCDHLNLMEKDYFGLTYRDAEHQKNWMDSAKELKKQIRTGPWNFGFNVKFYPPDPSQLCEDITRYYLCLQLRDDVVSGRLPCSFATHTLLGSYIAQSELGDYDPEELGSDYISDLRFAPNQTKELEEKVIDLHRNYNGMTPAEAEMLFLENAKKLSMYGVDLHHAKLVGRLFECLALAKKEDSEGVEIMLGVCGSGLLIYRDRLRINRFAWPKILKISYKRNNFYIKIRPGELEQFESTIGFKLPNHKAAKRLWKVCVEHHTFFRLVAPETPAKKFLSLGSKFRYSGRTQAQTRRASSQISRPAPQFQRSSSKRITTTRSLDNAPAMANNDDLMKDSKPAFAIGTLITTVTPEKKAEEENAVEDESTPATETSEPAPPTAVNKNSIIRQIKGDNVFIKHSNLMLEESETSEELLKSQRNLNELKRSFLEMCPESSGSSEWDKRLTSSPALCPGLNDTTMIKLLLPLQDTAEDAKSEPPQNILEEKPETAEADSAERSDDQQDTAVVEEDEAEAMLSVESGETVQPMTNEVPVVHTETKTITYESAEVDANGDADPGVLMSAQTITSENNSTTTTTQITKTVKGGISETRIEKRIVISGDASIDHDQALAQAIKEIKEQHPDMSVTKVVVHKETEILTSEGDQ from the exons ATGCAGTGCAGGATCACCCTATTGGATGGCTCTGACTACACCTGCGCGGTGGAG AAGAAAGCCAAAGGCCAGGTCCTGTTTGATAAAGTGTGTGACCACCTCAACCTTATGGAGAAGGACTACTTTGGCCTGACGTACCGTGACGCAGAACATCAGAAG AACTGGATGGACTCTGCGAAAGAACTGAAGAAACAAATTAGAA CTGGACCCTGGAATTTTGGGTTTAATGTGAAGTTTTATCCTCCTGACCCATCTCAGCTGTGTGAAGATATCACCCG GTATTACCTGTGCCTTCAGCTGAGAGACGATGTCGTGTCGGGCCGTTTGCCGTGCTCCTTTGCCACTCACACTCTCCTGGGTTCATACATCGCCCAGTCTGAGCTGGGAGACTACGACCCTGAAGAGCTGGGCAGCGATTACATCAGCGACCTCCGCTTCGCTCCCAACCAGACCAAAGAGCTGGAGGAAAAGGTCATAGACCTGCATCGCAACTACAA TGGAATGACTCCAGCTGAGGCGGAGATGCTGTTTCTGGAGAACGCCAAGAAGCTCTCCATGTATGGAGTAGATCTGCATCATGCTAAG TTGGTAGGGAGGCTGTTTGAGTGCTTAGCTCTGGCTAAGAAAGAG GATTCGGAGGGAGTGGAGATTATGTTAGGTGTGTGTGGCAGCGGCCTTCTCATATACAGAGACCGACTGCGCATAAATAGATTCGCCTGGCCCAAAATCCTCAAGATATCCTACAAGCGGAACAACTTCTATATCAAGATACGCCCCGGAGAG tTGGAGCAGTTTGAAAGCACCATTGGTTTCAAGCTACCAAATCACAAAGCTGCAAAGAGATTGTGGAAAGTGTGCGTGGAACATCACACGTTTTTCAG ATTGGTGGCTCCTGAAACTCCTGCTAAAAAGTTCCTGTCACTGGGCTCTAAGTTCCGCTACAGTGGGAGAACGCAGGCGCAGACACGCCGAGCCAGCTCCCAGATCTCTCGGCCTGCACCGCAGTTTCAACGCTCCTCCAGCAAACGGATCACCACCACTCGCAGTTTAGATAACG cacCAGCCATGGCCAACAATGACGACTTGATGAAGGACTCTAAACCAGCCTTTGCCATTGGGACCCTCATCACTACGGTAACGCCAGAGAAAAAGGCGGAGGAAGAAAACGCAGTCGAAGACGAAAGCACTCCTGCTACAGAGACATCCGAGCCTGCCCCACCCACTGCTGTTAACAAG AATAGTATCATAAGGCAGATAAAGGGAGACAACGTGTTTATCAAACACAGTAATCTCATGTTGGAG GAATCTGAGACCTCAGAAGAGTTGCTCAAGAGTCAGAGGAACCTCAACGAGCTGAAGAGGTCGTTTTTGGAGATGTGCCCTGAGTCGTCAGGAAGCAGTGAATGGGACAAGAGGCTGACCTCTTCCCCTGCTCTCTGTCCAGGGTTGAATGACACGACCATGATCAAACTTCTTTTACCCTTGCAGGAT ACTGCAGAAGATGCCAAATCTGAACCTCCTCAGAACATTTTGGAAGAAAAACCAGAGACCGCGGAGGCTGACTCTGCTGAG AGATCAGATGACCAACAAGACACTGCGGTAGTAGAGGAAGATGAAGCTGAAGCTATG TTGTCGGTGGAGTCGGGGGAGACTGTGCAACCGATGACCAACGAGGTGCCTGTTGTTCATACCGAGACCAAAACCATTACGTACGAGTCTGCTGAG GTGGATGCTAACGGTGACGCAGATCCTGGAGTTCTGATGAGTGCTCAGACCATCACGTCTGAGAACAACAGCACCACGACCACCACTCAAATAACAAAG ACTGTGAAGGGAGGCATCTCGGAGACACGAATTGAGAAGAGGATCGTCATCTCTGGGGATGCCAGCATCGATCATGACCAG GCTCTGGCTCAAGCCATAAAAGAGATCAAAGAGCAGCACCCAGACATGTCGGTCACCAAAGTAGTTGTTCATAAAGAGACGGAGATCTTGACTAGTGAAGGTGACCAGTGA
- the epb41l3b gene encoding band 4.1-like protein 3b isoform X7 translates to MQCRITLLDGSDYTCAVEKKAKGQVLFDKVCDHLNLMEKDYFGLTYRDAEHQKNWMDSAKELKKQIRTGPWNFGFNVKFYPPDPSQLCEDITRYYLCLQLRDDVVSGRLPCSFATHTLLGSYIAQSELGDYDPEELGSDYISDLRFAPNQTKELEEKVIDLHRNYNGMTPAEAEMLFLENAKKLSMYGVDLHHAKLVGRLFECLALAKKEDSEGVEIMLGVCGSGLLIYRDRLRINRFAWPKILKISYKRNNFYIKIRPGELEQFESTIGFKLPNHKAAKRLWKVCVEHHTFFRLVAPETPAKKFLSLGSKFRYSGRTQAQTRRASSQISRPAPQFQRSSSKRITTTRSLDNAPAMANNDDLMKDSKPAFAIGTLITTVTPEKKAEEENAVEDESTPATETSEPAPPTAVNKTAEDAKSEPPQNILEEKPETAEADSAERSDDQQDTAVVEEDEAEAMLSVESGETVQPMTNEVPVVHTETKTITYESAEVDANGDADPGVLMSAQTITSENNSTTTTTQITKTVKGGISETRIEKRIVISGDASIDHDQE, encoded by the exons ATGCAGTGCAGGATCACCCTATTGGATGGCTCTGACTACACCTGCGCGGTGGAG AAGAAAGCCAAAGGCCAGGTCCTGTTTGATAAAGTGTGTGACCACCTCAACCTTATGGAGAAGGACTACTTTGGCCTGACGTACCGTGACGCAGAACATCAGAAG AACTGGATGGACTCTGCGAAAGAACTGAAGAAACAAATTAGAA CTGGACCCTGGAATTTTGGGTTTAATGTGAAGTTTTATCCTCCTGACCCATCTCAGCTGTGTGAAGATATCACCCG GTATTACCTGTGCCTTCAGCTGAGAGACGATGTCGTGTCGGGCCGTTTGCCGTGCTCCTTTGCCACTCACACTCTCCTGGGTTCATACATCGCCCAGTCTGAGCTGGGAGACTACGACCCTGAAGAGCTGGGCAGCGATTACATCAGCGACCTCCGCTTCGCTCCCAACCAGACCAAAGAGCTGGAGGAAAAGGTCATAGACCTGCATCGCAACTACAA TGGAATGACTCCAGCTGAGGCGGAGATGCTGTTTCTGGAGAACGCCAAGAAGCTCTCCATGTATGGAGTAGATCTGCATCATGCTAAG TTGGTAGGGAGGCTGTTTGAGTGCTTAGCTCTGGCTAAGAAAGAG GATTCGGAGGGAGTGGAGATTATGTTAGGTGTGTGTGGCAGCGGCCTTCTCATATACAGAGACCGACTGCGCATAAATAGATTCGCCTGGCCCAAAATCCTCAAGATATCCTACAAGCGGAACAACTTCTATATCAAGATACGCCCCGGAGAG tTGGAGCAGTTTGAAAGCACCATTGGTTTCAAGCTACCAAATCACAAAGCTGCAAAGAGATTGTGGAAAGTGTGCGTGGAACATCACACGTTTTTCAG ATTGGTGGCTCCTGAAACTCCTGCTAAAAAGTTCCTGTCACTGGGCTCTAAGTTCCGCTACAGTGGGAGAACGCAGGCGCAGACACGCCGAGCCAGCTCCCAGATCTCTCGGCCTGCACCGCAGTTTCAACGCTCCTCCAGCAAACGGATCACCACCACTCGCAGTTTAGATAACG cacCAGCCATGGCCAACAATGACGACTTGATGAAGGACTCTAAACCAGCCTTTGCCATTGGGACCCTCATCACTACGGTAACGCCAGAGAAAAAGGCGGAGGAAGAAAACGCAGTCGAAGACGAAAGCACTCCTGCTACAGAGACATCCGAGCCTGCCCCACCCACTGCTGTTAACAAG ACTGCAGAAGATGCCAAATCTGAACCTCCTCAGAACATTTTGGAAGAAAAACCAGAGACCGCGGAGGCTGACTCTGCTGAG AGATCAGATGACCAACAAGACACTGCGGTAGTAGAGGAAGATGAAGCTGAAGCTATG TTGTCGGTGGAGTCGGGGGAGACTGTGCAACCGATGACCAACGAGGTGCCTGTTGTTCATACCGAGACCAAAACCATTACGTACGAGTCTGCTGAG GTGGATGCTAACGGTGACGCAGATCCTGGAGTTCTGATGAGTGCTCAGACCATCACGTCTGAGAACAACAGCACCACGACCACCACTCAAATAACAAAG ACTGTGAAGGGAGGCATCTCGGAGACACGAATTGAGAAGAGGATCGTCATCTCTGGGGATGCCAGCATCGATCATGACCAG GAGTAA
- the epb41l3b gene encoding band 4.1-like protein 3b isoform X5 has protein sequence MQCRITLLDGSDYTCAVEKKAKGQVLFDKVCDHLNLMEKDYFGLTYRDAEHQKNWMDSAKELKKQIRTGPWNFGFNVKFYPPDPSQLCEDITRYYLCLQLRDDVVSGRLPCSFATHTLLGSYIAQSELGDYDPEELGSDYISDLRFAPNQTKELEEKVIDLHRNYNGMTPAEAEMLFLENAKKLSMYGVDLHHAKLVGRLFECLALAKKEDSEGVEIMLGVCGSGLLIYRDRLRINRFAWPKILKISYKRNNFYIKIRPGELEQFESTIGFKLPNHKAAKRLWKVCVEHHTFFRLVAPETPAKKFLSLGSKFRYSGRTQAQTRRASSQISRPAPQFQRSSSKRITTTRSLDNAPAMANNDDLMKDSKPAFAIGTLITTVTPEKKAEEENAVEDESTPATETSEPAPPTAVNKTAEDAKSEPPQNILEEKPETAEADSAERSDDQQDTAVVEEDEAEAMLSVESGETVQPMTNEVPVVHTETKTITYESAEVDANGDADPGVLMSAQTITSENNSTTTTTQITKTVKGGISETRIEKRIVISGDASIDHDQALAQAIKEIKEQHPDMSVTKVVVHKETEILTSEGDQ, from the exons ATGCAGTGCAGGATCACCCTATTGGATGGCTCTGACTACACCTGCGCGGTGGAG AAGAAAGCCAAAGGCCAGGTCCTGTTTGATAAAGTGTGTGACCACCTCAACCTTATGGAGAAGGACTACTTTGGCCTGACGTACCGTGACGCAGAACATCAGAAG AACTGGATGGACTCTGCGAAAGAACTGAAGAAACAAATTAGAA CTGGACCCTGGAATTTTGGGTTTAATGTGAAGTTTTATCCTCCTGACCCATCTCAGCTGTGTGAAGATATCACCCG GTATTACCTGTGCCTTCAGCTGAGAGACGATGTCGTGTCGGGCCGTTTGCCGTGCTCCTTTGCCACTCACACTCTCCTGGGTTCATACATCGCCCAGTCTGAGCTGGGAGACTACGACCCTGAAGAGCTGGGCAGCGATTACATCAGCGACCTCCGCTTCGCTCCCAACCAGACCAAAGAGCTGGAGGAAAAGGTCATAGACCTGCATCGCAACTACAA TGGAATGACTCCAGCTGAGGCGGAGATGCTGTTTCTGGAGAACGCCAAGAAGCTCTCCATGTATGGAGTAGATCTGCATCATGCTAAG TTGGTAGGGAGGCTGTTTGAGTGCTTAGCTCTGGCTAAGAAAGAG GATTCGGAGGGAGTGGAGATTATGTTAGGTGTGTGTGGCAGCGGCCTTCTCATATACAGAGACCGACTGCGCATAAATAGATTCGCCTGGCCCAAAATCCTCAAGATATCCTACAAGCGGAACAACTTCTATATCAAGATACGCCCCGGAGAG tTGGAGCAGTTTGAAAGCACCATTGGTTTCAAGCTACCAAATCACAAAGCTGCAAAGAGATTGTGGAAAGTGTGCGTGGAACATCACACGTTTTTCAG ATTGGTGGCTCCTGAAACTCCTGCTAAAAAGTTCCTGTCACTGGGCTCTAAGTTCCGCTACAGTGGGAGAACGCAGGCGCAGACACGCCGAGCCAGCTCCCAGATCTCTCGGCCTGCACCGCAGTTTCAACGCTCCTCCAGCAAACGGATCACCACCACTCGCAGTTTAGATAACG cacCAGCCATGGCCAACAATGACGACTTGATGAAGGACTCTAAACCAGCCTTTGCCATTGGGACCCTCATCACTACGGTAACGCCAGAGAAAAAGGCGGAGGAAGAAAACGCAGTCGAAGACGAAAGCACTCCTGCTACAGAGACATCCGAGCCTGCCCCACCCACTGCTGTTAACAAG ACTGCAGAAGATGCCAAATCTGAACCTCCTCAGAACATTTTGGAAGAAAAACCAGAGACCGCGGAGGCTGACTCTGCTGAG AGATCAGATGACCAACAAGACACTGCGGTAGTAGAGGAAGATGAAGCTGAAGCTATG TTGTCGGTGGAGTCGGGGGAGACTGTGCAACCGATGACCAACGAGGTGCCTGTTGTTCATACCGAGACCAAAACCATTACGTACGAGTCTGCTGAG GTGGATGCTAACGGTGACGCAGATCCTGGAGTTCTGATGAGTGCTCAGACCATCACGTCTGAGAACAACAGCACCACGACCACCACTCAAATAACAAAG ACTGTGAAGGGAGGCATCTCGGAGACACGAATTGAGAAGAGGATCGTCATCTCTGGGGATGCCAGCATCGATCATGACCAG GCTCTGGCTCAAGCCATAAAAGAGATCAAAGAGCAGCACCCAGACATGTCGGTCACCAAAGTAGTTGTTCATAAAGAGACGGAGATCTTGACTAGTGAAGGTGACCAGTGA
- the epb41l3b gene encoding band 4.1-like protein 3b isoform X6 — protein sequence MQCRITLLDGSDYTCAVEKKAKGQVLFDKVCDHLNLMEKDYFGLTYRDAEHQKNWMDSAKELKKQIRTGPWNFGFNVKFYPPDPSQLCEDITRYYLCLQLRDDVVSGRLPCSFATHTLLGSYIAQSELGDYDPEELGSDYISDLRFAPNQTKELEEKVIDLHRNYNGMTPAEAEMLFLENAKKLSMYGVDLHHAKLVGRLFECLALAKKEDSEGVEIMLGVCGSGLLIYRDRLRINRFAWPKILKISYKRNNFYIKIRPGELEQFESTIGFKLPNHKAAKRLWKVCVEHHTFFRLVAPETPAKKFLSLGSKFRYSGRTQAQTRRASSQISRPAPQFQRSSSKRITTTRSLDNAPAMANNDDLMKDSKPAFAIGTLITTVTPEKKAEEENAVEDESTPATETSEPAPPTAVNKTAEDAKSEPPQNILEEKPETAEADSAELSVESGETVQPMTNEVPVVHTETKTITYESAEVDANGDADPGVLMSAQTITSENNSTTTTTQITKTVKGGISETRIEKRIVISGDASIDHDQALAQAIKEIKEQHPDMSVTKVVVHKETEILTSEGDQ from the exons ATGCAGTGCAGGATCACCCTATTGGATGGCTCTGACTACACCTGCGCGGTGGAG AAGAAAGCCAAAGGCCAGGTCCTGTTTGATAAAGTGTGTGACCACCTCAACCTTATGGAGAAGGACTACTTTGGCCTGACGTACCGTGACGCAGAACATCAGAAG AACTGGATGGACTCTGCGAAAGAACTGAAGAAACAAATTAGAA CTGGACCCTGGAATTTTGGGTTTAATGTGAAGTTTTATCCTCCTGACCCATCTCAGCTGTGTGAAGATATCACCCG GTATTACCTGTGCCTTCAGCTGAGAGACGATGTCGTGTCGGGCCGTTTGCCGTGCTCCTTTGCCACTCACACTCTCCTGGGTTCATACATCGCCCAGTCTGAGCTGGGAGACTACGACCCTGAAGAGCTGGGCAGCGATTACATCAGCGACCTCCGCTTCGCTCCCAACCAGACCAAAGAGCTGGAGGAAAAGGTCATAGACCTGCATCGCAACTACAA TGGAATGACTCCAGCTGAGGCGGAGATGCTGTTTCTGGAGAACGCCAAGAAGCTCTCCATGTATGGAGTAGATCTGCATCATGCTAAG TTGGTAGGGAGGCTGTTTGAGTGCTTAGCTCTGGCTAAGAAAGAG GATTCGGAGGGAGTGGAGATTATGTTAGGTGTGTGTGGCAGCGGCCTTCTCATATACAGAGACCGACTGCGCATAAATAGATTCGCCTGGCCCAAAATCCTCAAGATATCCTACAAGCGGAACAACTTCTATATCAAGATACGCCCCGGAGAG tTGGAGCAGTTTGAAAGCACCATTGGTTTCAAGCTACCAAATCACAAAGCTGCAAAGAGATTGTGGAAAGTGTGCGTGGAACATCACACGTTTTTCAG ATTGGTGGCTCCTGAAACTCCTGCTAAAAAGTTCCTGTCACTGGGCTCTAAGTTCCGCTACAGTGGGAGAACGCAGGCGCAGACACGCCGAGCCAGCTCCCAGATCTCTCGGCCTGCACCGCAGTTTCAACGCTCCTCCAGCAAACGGATCACCACCACTCGCAGTTTAGATAACG cacCAGCCATGGCCAACAATGACGACTTGATGAAGGACTCTAAACCAGCCTTTGCCATTGGGACCCTCATCACTACGGTAACGCCAGAGAAAAAGGCGGAGGAAGAAAACGCAGTCGAAGACGAAAGCACTCCTGCTACAGAGACATCCGAGCCTGCCCCACCCACTGCTGTTAACAAG ACTGCAGAAGATGCCAAATCTGAACCTCCTCAGAACATTTTGGAAGAAAAACCAGAGACCGCGGAGGCTGACTCTGCTGAG TTGTCGGTGGAGTCGGGGGAGACTGTGCAACCGATGACCAACGAGGTGCCTGTTGTTCATACCGAGACCAAAACCATTACGTACGAGTCTGCTGAG GTGGATGCTAACGGTGACGCAGATCCTGGAGTTCTGATGAGTGCTCAGACCATCACGTCTGAGAACAACAGCACCACGACCACCACTCAAATAACAAAG ACTGTGAAGGGAGGCATCTCGGAGACACGAATTGAGAAGAGGATCGTCATCTCTGGGGATGCCAGCATCGATCATGACCAG GCTCTGGCTCAAGCCATAAAAGAGATCAAAGAGCAGCACCCAGACATGTCGGTCACCAAAGTAGTTGTTCATAAAGAGACGGAGATCTTGACTAGTGAAGGTGACCAGTGA